A part of Streptomyces sp. NBC_00557 genomic DNA contains:
- a CDS encoding DNA-directed RNA polymerase subunit beta', with protein sequence MLDVNFFDELRIGLATADDIRQWSHGEVKKPETINYRTLKPEKDGLFCEKIFGPTRDWECYCGKYKRVRFKGIICERCGVEVTRAKVRRERMGHIELAAPVTHIWYFKGVPSRLGYLLDLAPKDLEKVIYFAAYMITYVDEERRTRDLPSLEAHVSVERQQIEQRRDADLEARAKKLEADLAELEAEGAKADVRRKVREGAEREMKQLRDRAQREIDRLDEVWNRFKNLKVQDLEGDELLYRELRDRFGTYFDGSMGAAALQKRLESFDLEEEAEKLREIIRTGKGQKKTRALKRLKVVSAFLQTSNSPKGMVLDCVPVIPPDLRPMVQLDGGRFATSDLNDLYRRVINRNNRLKRLLDLGAPEIIVNNEKRMLQEAVDALFDNGRRGRPVTGPGNRPLKSLSDMLKGKQGRFRQNLLGKRVDYSARSVIVVGPQLKLHQCGLPKAMALELFKPFVMKRLVDLNHAQNIKSAKRMVERGRTVVYDVLEEVIAEHPVLLNRAPTLHRLGIQAFEPQLVEGKAIQIHPLVCTAFNADFDGDQMAVHLPLSAEAQAEARILMLSSNNILKPADGRPVTMPTQDMVLGLFFLTTDGEMRDVKGEGRSFSSVAEAIMAFDAGELSLQSRVDIRFPVGTIPPRGWTPPAREEGEPEWQQGDSFRLTTTLGRALFNELLPEDYPFVDYEVGKKQLSEIVNDLAERYPKVIVAATLDNLKAAGFYWATRSGVTVAISDVVVPEAKKEIVKGYEAQDEKVQKQYERGLITKDERTQELIAIWTKATNEVAEAMNENFPKTNPIFMMVNSGARGNMMQMRQIAGMRGLVSNAKNETIPRPIKASFREGLSVLEYFISTHGARKGLADTALRTADSGYLTRRLVDVSQDVIIREEDCGTDRGLKLRIAERGADGVLRKAGNVETSVYARCLAEDIVVDGKVLAPAGTDLGDVLIEELVKHGVEEVKTRSVLTCESAVGTCAMCYGRSLATGKLVDIGEAVGIIAAQSIGEPGTQLTMRTFHTGGVAGDDITQGLPRVVELFEARTPKGVAPISEASGRVRIEETEKTKKIIVTPDDGSDETSYPISKRAKVLVSEGEHVEVGQQLTVGATNPHDVLRILGQRAVQVHLVGEVQKVYNSQGVSIHDKHIEIIIRQMLRRVTIIESGDAELLPGELVERSRFEQENRRVVQEGGHPASGRPQLMGITKASLATESWLSAASFQETTRVLTDAAINAKSDSLIGLKENVIIGKLIPAGTGLSRYRNIRVEPTEEAKAAMYSAVGYDDIDYSPFGTGSGQAVPLEDYDYGPYNQ encoded by the coding sequence GTGCTCGACGTCAACTTCTTCGACGAGCTCCGGATCGGTCTGGCCACCGCTGACGACATCCGCCAGTGGAGCCACGGCGAGGTCAAGAAGCCGGAGACCATCAACTACCGCACCCTGAAGCCCGAGAAGGACGGCCTCTTCTGCGAGAAGATCTTCGGCCCCACCCGGGACTGGGAGTGCTACTGCGGCAAGTACAAGCGCGTCCGCTTCAAGGGCATCATCTGCGAGCGCTGTGGCGTCGAGGTCACGCGCGCCAAGGTGCGCCGTGAGCGGATGGGCCACATCGAACTGGCCGCGCCCGTCACGCACATCTGGTACTTCAAGGGTGTCCCGAGCCGTCTGGGCTACCTGCTCGACCTGGCTCCGAAGGACCTCGAGAAGGTCATCTACTTCGCCGCGTACATGATCACGTACGTCGACGAGGAGCGCCGTACCCGCGACCTGCCCTCCCTGGAGGCGCACGTCTCGGTCGAGCGCCAGCAGATCGAGCAGCGCCGGGACGCCGACCTGGAGGCCCGCGCCAAGAAGCTCGAGGCCGACCTGGCCGAGCTGGAGGCCGAGGGCGCCAAGGCGGACGTGCGCCGCAAGGTGCGGGAGGGCGCCGAGCGCGAGATGAAGCAGCTGCGCGACCGCGCGCAGCGCGAGATCGACCGCCTCGACGAGGTGTGGAACCGGTTCAAGAACCTCAAGGTCCAGGACCTCGAGGGCGACGAGCTGCTCTACCGCGAGCTGCGCGACCGCTTCGGCACCTACTTCGACGGCTCGATGGGCGCCGCCGCGCTGCAGAAGCGCCTGGAGTCCTTCGACCTCGAGGAGGAGGCCGAGAAGCTCCGCGAGATCATCCGCACCGGCAAGGGCCAGAAGAAGACCCGTGCCCTGAAGCGCCTGAAGGTCGTCTCCGCGTTCCTGCAGACGTCCAACAGCCCCAAGGGCATGGTCCTGGACTGCGTCCCGGTCATCCCGCCGGACCTGCGTCCGATGGTGCAGCTGGACGGTGGCCGCTTCGCGACCTCCGACCTGAACGACCTGTACCGCCGTGTCATCAACCGCAACAACCGTCTGAAGAGGCTGCTCGACCTCGGCGCGCCCGAGATCATCGTCAACAACGAGAAGCGCATGCTTCAGGAGGCCGTTGACGCCCTCTTCGACAACGGCCGGCGCGGCCGCCCGGTCACGGGCCCCGGCAACCGCCCGCTGAAGTCCCTCAGCGACATGCTGAAGGGCAAGCAGGGCCGCTTCCGTCAGAACCTGCTCGGCAAGCGAGTCGACTACTCGGCGCGTTCCGTCATCGTCGTCGGTCCGCAGCTGAAGCTGCACCAGTGCGGTCTGCCCAAGGCGATGGCGCTGGAGCTGTTCAAGCCGTTCGTGATGAAGCGCCTGGTCGACCTGAACCACGCGCAGAACATCAAGTCGGCCAAGCGCATGGTCGAGCGCGGCCGCACCGTGGTGTACGACGTCCTCGAAGAGGTCATCGCCGAGCACCCGGTGCTGCTGAACCGTGCGCCCACCCTGCACCGCCTCGGCATCCAGGCCTTCGAGCCGCAGCTGGTCGAGGGCAAGGCCATCCAGATCCACCCGCTCGTGTGCACCGCGTTCAACGCGGACTTCGACGGCGACCAGATGGCCGTGCACCTGCCGCTGTCCGCGGAGGCGCAGGCCGAGGCCCGCATCCTGATGCTGTCCTCGAACAACATCCTCAAGCCGGCCGACGGCCGTCCGGTGACGATGCCGACCCAGGACATGGTCCTCGGTCTGTTCTTCCTCACCACCGACGGCGAGATGCGGGACGTGAAGGGCGAGGGCCGCTCCTTCTCCTCCGTGGCCGAGGCGATCATGGCGTTCGACGCCGGCGAGCTGTCGCTGCAGTCGCGCGTGGACATCCGCTTCCCGGTGGGCACCATCCCGCCGCGCGGCTGGACCCCGCCGGCGCGCGAGGAGGGCGAGCCGGAGTGGCAGCAGGGTGACAGCTTCCGGCTGACCACCACGCTGGGCCGCGCGCTCTTCAACGAGCTGCTGCCCGAGGACTACCCGTTCGTCGACTACGAGGTCGGCAAGAAGCAGCTCTCCGAGATCGTCAACGACCTCGCCGAGCGCTACCCGAAGGTCATCGTGGCGGCGACGCTCGACAACCTGAAGGCGGCCGGCTTCTACTGGGCGACCCGTTCCGGTGTCACCGTGGCCATCTCCGACGTCGTCGTGCCCGAGGCGAAGAAGGAGATCGTCAAGGGCTACGAGGCGCAGGACGAGAAGGTCCAGAAGCAGTACGAGCGCGGTCTGATCACCAAGGACGAGCGCACGCAGGAGCTCATCGCGATCTGGACCAAGGCGACCAACGAGGTCGCCGAGGCCATGAACGAGAACTTCCCGAAGACCAACCCGATCTTCATGATGGTGAACTCGGGTGCACGAGGCAACATGATGCAGATGCGTCAGATTGCCGGTATGCGTGGTCTGGTGTCGAACGCGAAGAACGAGACGATTCCGCGTCCGATCAAGGCGTCGTTCCGTGAGGGCCTGTCCGTGCTGGAGTACTTCATCTCCACGCACGGTGCCCGTAAGGGTCTGGCGGACACCGCTCTGCGTACGGCCGACTCGGGTTACCTCACCCGTCGTCTGGTCGACGTCTCCCAGGACGTCATCATCCGCGAGGAGGACTGCGGCACCGACCGCGGCCTCAAGCTCCGCATCGCGGAGCGCGGCGCGGACGGCGTGCTGCGCAAGGCGGGCAACGTCGAGACGTCCGTGTACGCGCGCTGCCTCGCCGAGGACATCGTCGTCGACGGCAAGGTGCTGGCCCCGGCCGGTACCGACCTCGGTGACGTGCTCATCGAGGAGCTGGTCAAGCACGGCGTCGAGGAGGTCAAGACCCGTTCGGTCCTGACCTGCGAGTCCGCCGTCGGCACCTGCGCGATGTGCTACGGCCGTTCGCTCGCCACCGGCAAGCTGGTCGACATCGGTGAGGCGGTCGGCATCATCGCCGCCCAGTCCATCGGTGAGCCCGGTACCCAGCTGACGATGCGTACCTTCCACACCGGTGGTGTGGCCGGTGACGACATCACCCAGGGTCTGCCGCGTGTCGTCGAGCTCTTCGAGGCCCGTACCCCGAAGGGTGTCGCCCCGATCTCCGAGGCCAGCGGCCGCGTCCGCATCGAGGAGACCGAGAAGACCAAGAAGATCATCGTCACCCCGGACGACGGCAGCGACGAGACGTCGTACCCGATCTCCAAGCGTGCGAAGGTCCTGGTCAGCGAGGGCGAGCACGTCGAGGTGGGCCAGCAGCTCACCGTGGGTGCCACCAACCCGCACGACGTGCTGCGCATCCTGGGCCAGCGTGCCGTCCAGGTCCACCTGGTCGGCGAGGTCCAGAAGGTCTACAACTCGCAGGGCGTGTCGATCCACGACAAGCACATCGAGATCATCATCCGGCAGATGCTGCGCCGTGTGACGATCATCGAGTCCGGCGACGCCGAGCTGCTGCCCGGCGAGCTGGTCGAGCGCTCCCGCTTCGAGCAGGAGAACCGTCGTGTGGTCCAGGAGGGCGGTCACCCGGCCTCCGGTCGTCCGCAGCTGATGGGTATCACCAAGGCGTCGCTGGCGACGGAGTCGTGGCTGTCCGCGGCCTCCTTCCAGGAGACGACCAGGGTCCTGACGGACGCGGCGATCAACGCCAAGTCCGACTCCCTGATCGGCCTCAAGGAGAACGTCATCATCGGTAAGCTCATCCCGGCCGGTACGGGCCTGTCCCGCTACCGCAACATCCGGGTCGAGCCGACCGAGGAGGCCAAGGCCGCGATGTACTCGGCCGTCGGCTACGACGACATCGACTACTCGCCGTTCGGCACCGGCTCCGGCCAGGCCGTGCCGCTGGAGGACTACGACTACGGTCCGTACAACCAGTAA